In Brassica rapa cultivar Chiifu-401-42 chromosome A06, CAAS_Brap_v3.01, whole genome shotgun sequence, a single window of DNA contains:
- the LOC103871359 gene encoding alanine--tRNA ligase: MRLNNAALLLLLQSTSPPRVFSSTLRRPFLSRSRFSFSSSAAAMPGSEPSSEIQWPAKTVRDTYFDFFKGKGHKFWPSSPVVPHNDPTLLFANAGMNQYKPIFLGTADPNTELSKLTRACNTQKCIRAGGKHNDLDDVGKDTYHHTFFEMLGNWSFGDYFKKEAIEWAWELLTKVYGLPTDRIYATYFGGDEKAGLQPDNEARDIWLQFLPPGRVLPFGCKDNFWEMGDTGPCGPCTEIHYDRVGNRDAASLVNNDDPTCLEIWNLVFIQFNRESDGSLKPLPAKHVDTGMGFERLTSVLQNKMSNYDTDVFMPIFDDIQKATGARPYSGKVGVEDVDRVDMAYRVVADHIRTLSFAIADGSRPGNEGREYVLRRILRRAVRYGKEILKAEEGFFNGLVSSVIRVMGDTFTELKEHEKKITEIIKEEEASFCKTLAKGIEKFQKAGQAVQGNTLSGEDAFVLWDTFGFPLDLTQLMAEERGLLVDVDGFNKAMEEARERSRSAQNKQAGGSIVMDADATSKLHKAGVLATDDSFKYTWFKDHESEVKAIYTGSAFLESSAAGDNVGLVLTSSSFYAEQGGQIFDTGLIEGSFGTFNVCNVQIFGGFVLHIGYLSKETGVVSVGDKVTCKVDYERRKLIAPNHTCTHMLNFALKEVLGDHIDQKGSIVLPEKLRFDFSHGKPVDPEDLRKIEAIVNKQIKDELDVFSKESVLSEAKRIKGLRAVFGEVYPDPVRVVSIGRRVEDLLADPENNEWSSLSSEFCGGTHITNTREAKAFALLSEEGIAKGIRRVTAVTTECAFDALNVASSLEKEVEDASKAEGSALEKKVAALKSRVDSAIMPAAKKADIRAKIALLQNEVRKAQKKIAEQNLKISVKVATEAAESAASDGKTFCIIQLDVGLDAAAVREAVSKVMEKKGMSIMVFSTDETTNKAVVCAGVPDKSDKFKQLDVTEWLTTALGPLKGRCGKGKSGLASGQGTDASQVNAALDLAASFASLKLN; this comes from the exons ATGAGATTAAACAACGccgctcttcttcttcttctgcaatCCACCTCTCCGCCTAGGGTTTTCTCTTCCACTCTCCGCCGCCCTTTCCTCTCTCGCTCCCGCTTCAGCTTCTCTTCTTCCGCCGCAGCCATGCCTGGTTCCGAACCATCATCGGAGATTCAATGGCCAGCCAAGACCGTCAGGGACACGTATTTCGATTTCTTCAAAGGGAAAGGTCACAAGTTCTGGCCATCGAGCCCCGTTGTTCCACACAACGATCCCACTCTCCTCTTCGCCAACGCCG gaATGAACCAGTACAAGCCAATATTTTTGGGaacggctgatccgaatacggAGCTCAGCAAGCTAACTCGGGCGTGTAACACACAGAAGTGTATTCGTGCTGGTGGGAAGCATAATGATCTTGACGATGTGGGGAAGGATACTTACCATCACACCTTCTTTGAGATGCTCGGTAACTGGTCATTTGGAGATTATTTCAAGAAGGAAGCTATTGAGTGGGCTTGGGAGCTCTTGACTAAG GTTTATGGGCTACCGACTGATCGAATTTATGCTACCTACTTTGGCGGGGATGAGAAAGCTGGCCTTCAACCTGATAATGAAGCTCGAGATATATGGCTTCAGTTTCTCCCACCTGGACGTGTCCTCCCTTTTGGTTGCAAG GACAACTTCTGGGAAATGGGAGACACAGGTCCGTGTGGACCTTGTACTGAGATTCATTATGATCGTGTTGGCAACCGTGATGCTGCATCCTTAGTTAACAATGACGATCCAACTTGTTTGGAAATATGGAATCTTGTGTTTATTCAG ttCAACAGAGAGAGTGATGGCTCACTAAAACCTCTCCCTGCTAAGCATGTCGATACTGGAATGGGTTTCGAGAGGTTAACTTCTGTTCTTCAGAACAAAATGAGCAACTACGATACAGATGTGTTCATGCCTATCTTTGATGACATTCAGAAG GCCACAGGAGCGAGGCCATATTCTGGAAAAGTTGGTGTGGAAGATGTCGACAGAGTTGACATGGCTTATAGAGTGGTTGCGGATCATATTAGGACACTATCATTTGCTATCGCAGATGGCTCTCGTCCTG GTAATGAGGGCCGTGAGTATGTTCTACGGCGTATCCTTCGCAGAGCAGTTCGCTATGGAAAGGAGATCCTAAAAGCTGAAGAAGGTTTTTTCAACGG ACTCGTCAGTTCTGTTATTCGAGTGATGGGCGATACCTTTACAGAGTTGAAGGAACATGAGAAGAAGATCACAGAGATAATAAAAGAAGAGGAAGCAAGCTTTTGCAAGACTTTGGCGAAG GGAATTGAGAAATTTCAGAAAGCTGGACAGGCAGTTCAGGGGAATACATTGAGTGGAGAG GATGCTTTTGTCTTATGGGATACGTTTGGGTTCCCATTAGATCTCACACAG TTGATGGCTGAAGAAAGAGGGTTGCTGGTTGATGTTGATGGCTTCAACAAAGCCATGGAAGAGGCGAGGGAAAGATCTAGAAGTGCCCAGAATAAG CAAGCTGGTGGTTCCATTGTTATGGATGCTGATGCTACATCAAAATTGCACAAGGCTGGTGTTTTAGCAACAGATGACTCTTTTAAATACACTTGGTTCAAG GATCACGAGAGTGAAGTAAAGGCTATCTACACTGGCTCTGCTTTTCTGGAAAGTTCAGCTGCTGGCGATAATGTTGGACTAGTTTTGACGTCGTCTAGTTTCTATGCTGAGCAGGGTGGTCAG ATTTTCGATACAGGACTTATTGAAGGCTCGTTTGGTACATTCAACGTATGTAATGTCCAAATATTTGGAGGCTTTGTTCTTCATATTGGTTATCTCTCAAAAGAAACTGGAGTTGTATCTGTGGGAGATAAAGTGACTTGCAAG GTTGACTATGAGAGGCGTAAGCTCATCGCTCCTAACCATACTTGTACACATATGTTGAATTTTGCACTGAAG GAAGTGCTCGGGGATCATATTGATCAGAAGGGATCAATAGTTCTTCCTGAAAAACTGCGTTTTGATTTTTCTCACG GCAAGCCGGTTGATCCTGAAGATTTAAGAAAGATCGAAGCCATAGTGAATAAACAGATCAAGGATGAACTGGATGTATTTTCGAAGGAATCAGTGCTTTCTGAAGCCAAGCGAATCAAAGGTTTAAGAGCAGTGTTTGGTGAA GTCTACCCTGATCCTGTTAGAGTGGTGTCGATTGGGAGACGGGTCGAGGACCTCTTGGCTGATCCCGAAAACAATGAGTGGTCATCACTTTCTTCTGAGTTTTGTGGAG GAACCCACATAACAAACACCCGTGAAGCGAAAGCTTTTGCTCTTCTATCAGAAGAAGGAATTGCTAAAGGTATTCGTAGGGTAACTGCTGTGACTACCGAATGTGCTTTTGATGCATTGAACGTGGCGTCCTCACTTGAAAAAGAAGTCGAGGATGCATCCAAAGCGGAGGGGAGTGCATTGGAAAAG AAAGTTGCTGCTTTGAAAAGCCGGGTAGACTCGGCAATTATGCCAGCGGCCAAAAAGGCAGATATAAGGGCCAAGATTGCTCTGCTTCAG AATGAAGTGAGAAAAGCTCAAAAGAAAATAGCAGAGCAGAACCTGAAGATATCTGTGAAAGTAGCAACAGAGGCAGCAGAGTCTGCAGCATCTGATGGGAAGACATTCTGCATTATCCAGCTTGATGTAGGTCTCGATGCAGCTGCCGTGCGAGAAGCTGTCTCGAAAGTTATGGAAAAGAAG GGAATGTCGATAATGGTGTTCAGCACAGATGAAACGACCAACAAGGCGGTTGTGTGTGCGGGAGTTCCAGACAAATCTGATAAATTCAAGCAATTAGACGTCACTGAGTGGCTTACTACTGCATTGGGTCCTCTGAAAGGGAGATGCGGGAAAGGGAAAAGTGGTCTTGCATCTGGACAG GGAACGGATGCCTCTCAAGTGAACGCAGCTTTGGATCTGGCTGCATCATTTGCATCACTGAAACTCAACTGA